The genomic stretch tcaggtaggtgacgtatcctgcttgacctacgttggtcttgttctacttgagcaggttgctcttccacaactacttgtgtttcctgctctaattcctctataggtgtatcaatgctttgtgattcttgaatttcttcaagctctactttcctcccactgattcctttggaaataaaatctttttctaggaaaactctagttagagcgacaaacactttgccctcagaaggattgtagaagtaataccctcttgtttctttaggataccccacaaataagcatttgtcagatttgggctcaagcttagttgaaatttgtcgtttcacataaacttcacagCCCCAAACCTTCATGTAAGACATATTTGGTTTCTTACaactccatatctcatatggtgtcttctcaacctttttggatggaacacggttaagtgtgcaagctgttgtcaatagtgcatgtacccaaaaggagtttggaagatcgacgtgactcatcatggatcggaccatgtctaatagggttcgatttcttctctcagatacaccattccattggggtgttccaggaggagtaagttggtataggatcccacactctttcagatggttatcaaactctaggcttaaatactcaccgcctcgatctgatcgaagagttttaatattcttacctagttgggTTTATACTttattcttgaattccttgaacttttcaaagggctctgatttgtgtttcattaaatacacataaccatatctactaaaatcatcagtaaatgtgatgaagtactgaaaacctcctttggctggtatgttcaatggtccacatacatcagtatgtatgagggccaaaagatcattagctctttcaccttttcctgtgaatggagactttgtcatctttccaattaaacaagatctgcatgtctcatacgatcataatcaaaagagtccatctttatagagtttggaaatgcatttctcatttatgtggcctaatcgacaatgccaaaggtaagttggatttaactgattaggtttcattcttttagtattaatgttataaataggcatttcaagatcaaggacatatagtccattgttcatttgtgcagtagcatagaatatatcattcaaataaattgagcaacaattgctctttattataaatgaaaaaccaaacttgtccaaacaagaaacagaaataatattcctgctaattgcaggtacataataacagttctctaactgaattattaaaccactaggtaaagtcaatacataagttcctacggataaagcagcaacctttgctccattgccaactcgtaggtcaacttcaccttttgccaaatctctactcctttttagcccttgcacatttgtacaaatgtgagaaccgcatccaatatctaatacccatgatgcagaagtagataaattaatttcaataacaaaaatacctgaagttgaagtctctactccattcttcttatcttccaggtactttgggcagtttctcttccagtgtccggtcttaccgcaatggaaacatgtgccttcctttgctatgcctccactaggcttcaaagcaacaACAGTGGATATGGGTTTagcaacttccttgcctttccctttatcaccctgcttggtgggtcttttgttctgtctctttccatttccgatcatcagaatggacttcccttttgacttcagattctgctcagcagttcttaacatggctagcagttcaggaagagatttgtccatatcattcatattgaaatttaggacaaattgactgaatttatttggaaacgattgcaagatcaaatcagtcgcaagttcctttccgaggggaaaacccaacctctcaaggttttccacatacccaatcatcttgagcacatggggacctacaggggctccctcagctaacttgccttaaaaaagggattttgaaacttcaaacctttcatgccttgcttgctcttgatagagcatcttcaggtgttcgatcatatcgaacgctgccatattctcatgttgcttttgcaactctgagttcatggtagctagcatgagacaagcagtttcattggcatcaacgacatgcttcttataagcatctctttctgccttaggtgcagaactaggaggttcctctttaggaataggtttctccaagacatacaactttctatcatgtttgaggacaatcctcagatttcggtgtcaatccagaaaatttgtcccagacaatttttccttgtcaaggattgatcgcaaaatgttgttataggtgttttttgtcatggtaatctatattaaattaatgaaaatataagtatcaataacatatttaattagacctttaattaaatatgctcccactattttactcaaaacaaatgaccctcaccatttgattcggaaaatcccgttggaagattttctagtgggtcgagatccacatttcactttgttttaagtctgcgtaggcggattacacaaaattaggttatttaggtaggaactccttccaattgtatctaatacaactctcgaatattttagttgggtgaataactccttattccaatccatcacatgaatcatttccaactcttgcttctaaacacatataatcttattataatttgtttagttaagtttgacccattgtttcagcaattggatattacaattatcccatcgcaccttactaatatagaacatgcacctcgcgtaggcgaaacctacattatccgatactagtcttgatgagtgctaaaacttagaaaacataaacttaatatttaatttgagggaatttgcaattattctgatctcaccggcttatttatcatataaatcgtctctcacatgcatcaacattcattcacatgcatcaacatatataatgaaacagttatgccccctagcgcaattgttctcccaagtcaatgagagaacctaagctaacctaataacgatctaagcttctccaagcaagatcttcaaggttgtcctcctttgatatttaattcttctctttcttcataatattacattacataaaagaaactcgttttacatacgagggagtgagatgagaaaagaagttacattaagagattaaaagagaggcacgacacacaggtcgtattttaaaatctcaaaacaaaataaaggaaaactaaggccataaccgatcaccacaagaaaataataataaatacattattattattaattttaattcttttaattaattaaaaccaaattaaattttggcgatcgatcatactacgcagagttagccggggtccGCTGTCCGGTcacaaaacagaaaaacagaGAATACAGActttgtgaatgtgacgaccgtcacaaagcatgtcaTAACCatcacgtccagcttgttacgaccgtcacaggcccatgacgaacgtcacgcggccaaaatcaacgctttgaaacagtcaacagacgtgatccaacaagccctcaattcataactctttgacagcacaacccttgtgtcgtcactaaccctaatgcaccaatttcagaccgtcaaacacacctcgattgttgattcagtatgattgatcaacaggtcattgcttcaccatactaatgtcggatcaagaagcaaatgaccattgatcgctcaaaggaaaacaaccattaagtgtttgaatgaacgaaacagaaataatatatcatatataccgtattttgcattagaattacttatatcatatatataacttgatcgatctcaattgcgtaacctatggatgatcgatgtatcgctgcttcaccatactaatatcggattctgaagcatagtcaacatcaatcatccaaatcgtacacacatgatgccaatttaattactcgtttattctttgattcattctgtcttttaatcatattaatacagaaaataaacagctatcagatgcatggtttcgtaagtggctctgataccattgaagaagaatagcgatccaaaacgcagtagaatttaaaattttctcctttagtgattcttacgaatgggcatgatcatgtgatagaatcgttacctcttgtgacgattgaaacctttgatgcagatctacggatCGATCATGAACGTTGGacgatgacaatgcctctactcagtccatacgaacggattccttcaatctcagtgctagctgctatgaatgaaggctttgagtgagagagagagaaacgaaattgcaactgcataaatgcttttgcacaagggttctatttatagaaccacttgtgtgggttgtaagctaaaaagtccacttaagtgtatgtggctcatatcttataatatgccaaaatcacttaagcatgtggtaccttaccatatttcgaattctacttaagtacaccgtaccttacgatgttctacaattcacttaagtgcaccgtaccttacgatgttccttagttactctatctctcattaatccgtccttttgtgtgtgaccctgtaggttttcgcggcattggcaattgtattaaatcacgcatttaacataataaacagtgagtggtatctagcaacacatcactgctacccaagacacgaaaatgtcatgtgatctgacaaatccttctatgataatacttatgtgtataattaccacttttcccttatgtctatattgaacacaaggcgTAGACCGTGTAATCCTTGTCCAGTTCActattgggcccatagacatttatcctgttacgcaggatgggcaaattccatctaggtcactcatgtcccttagcatgcttcgtggagtacccatcaactgtctttatggtcatccagttacggacaattTTTGATCATCaacaaggcactcgactctacatctagggtccacagtggtttcaggtcgaagggtggtatacaccattatcaccatgagaataacgtatgacactttgcataacattctatatagtattctcatagcgggtcaatccggtgTGAATATTGTAGGcgtaagccctagaggccaatacttttggtacttgtatcgaataataaaaggctttttctttattacgtttgtttaataaagtccctagaatagctagtccgtttaatgtataaagtgtgacttgatcatgagatcacatcaaacataaggacactattcttaaagtatccgtagtcgagctttactgtgaagtgggataacattaaagcataaagactattatgtacctagactaatgatcacatctcatggatcatggataaggagttatcaagtcttaaacataggtatgaatattaagagtaatattcacaccggattgacccgctatgagaatactatatagaatgttatgcaatgtgtcataagttattctcatggtgataatggtgtataccactcttcgacctgaaaccactatggaccctaggtgtagagtcgagtgctttattgttgatccaacattgtccgtaactggataaccataaagacagttgatgggtactccacgaagcatactgagggacatgagtgacctagatagaatttgcccatcctgcgtaacaggataaatgtctatgggcccaatattgaactggacaaggatgacacggtctatgccttgtgttcaatatagacataagggcaaaagggtaattatacacataagtattatcacaaaaggaattgtcagatcacatgatattttcgtgtcttgggtagcagtgatatgttgctagataccgctcactgtttattatgttaaatacatgatttaatataattgccaatgccgcgaaaacctataaggtcacacacaaaggacggattgatgagagatagagtaactaaggaacaccgtaaggtacggtgcccttaagtgaattgtagaacatcgtaaaggtacgatgtacttaagtagaatacgaaatatggtaaggtaccatgggcttaagtgattttgggcatattataagatatgggccaaaatacacgtaagtgggctttttagcttgaagcccacacaagtggttctataaatagaacccttgtgcagaagcattcattgcatttgcattatttttgttttcttctctctctctctctctctctctctctctctctctctctcactcaaagccttcattcgtaccagctagcactgagattgaaggaatccgttcgtgtggactgactagagacgttgtcatcgttcaacgttcgtgatcgctccgtggatctgcatcaaaggttttgatcgttacgtgagatctgcaccaaaggtttcaatcgtcacaagaggtaaatattttatcactgataatgaccattcgtaaggatctctaaaggagaaaattttaatttccgctgcgttttggatcgaAATTCTCCTTCAAATATgactcttaatattcatacctatgtttaagacttgataactccttatccatgatccataagatgtgatcatcagtctatatacataatagtctttatgctttaatgttatcccacttcacaataaagctcgactacggatactttaagaatagtgtccttatgtttaatgtgatctcataattaagtcacacttgatacattaaacggactagctattctagggactttattaaacaaacataataaagaaaaagtcttttattattaataaataattcgatacaagtaccaaaagtattggcctccagggcttacaccaacagagCAGGCCTCGAGATGAATCTGTTAAAGGCTAGGAGCATCCCATTTAATTTCATTACCTATTTCTTTATTGTCGAGGCTCCTATCTTGATGGATGCTTCACATTTATCAGGGTCTTCTTCTTTGCATATCTCAGTTAAGTAGAAGCCTAAGAATTGTTTGGCTCTAAATTTGAGGGTTCGTTTTTCTGGATTGAGCCTCATATTGTATTATCGAACCCTTCAGGACACGCTGACCATATTGTTCTTCGTGTAGTCCTTCTACGTCGGACTTGATGAGCATACCATCCATGTAAACTTCTATCATTCACCTATATATTCTTTGAATATTTTGTTCATCATCCTCTAGTATCTTGCTCTCGCGTTCATCAGACCAAAGGACATGATGTTGTATCGATAGGTAGCTTGCTCAGTCATGAAGGTTTTCTTGTCGACGTCCGCCTAAAACATAGGTACATGGTTATAGCCGGAATACACGTCCATGAATGACAACAATTTGTAATTAGGTGAGTTGTCTACTAGTTTGTTGATGCTTTGGAGTGGATATGGATATTTCAGGCAGGCTCAATTGAGGTAAGTGTAGTCAACACATGTTCTCCACTTCCCTGAAGATTTTTTGACTAATACAAAATTGAACAACCACTTAGTGTATTTTACTTAAAAAACAAAGTTGGTGTCGAGTAGACACCAGACAATACTCATGGTCAGATCAACCTTTTCATGGGATTATCATCTTCTTCGTTGTGCCACATATCAGATGGAGTGGTCAATATTCAATTGGTGACATGCCATGTTAAGGTCTATTTCACTAGAAATGGCAAAACAGTTCGTATATGAACCGATCTTTCAGTATTACAATTGAGTTATATAACCTCAAAGTTATTGCCTGGAACCGACCTCAAGACTTTCGCTTTGACCCCTAATAAAGAGTCGAGCTCGTCATCTCGTAGACTTTTACCTTTTCATATGTCGAGGTCGACTGTACTAAAATTATATGAATTTCCACATTTTAAAATAAATTGATATGATTATTTAACTTTTTCAAATAGATAGATAAGAAACTACTAAAAGTTATCTCCTTAAAATAATAGAATCTCCATAAAAGATAGACAAACATGACACCAACTCAAAAGTGAAAAAAAAATCCATATGCAAACAATTTGGCAAACTTAAACTATTTGTAAGGTCTCATATTCAAAACAAGCACTCTTATGtaaacttttaaattttaatCTCTTGCCATCTTGCAACAAAAACCAAATAGTACCTCTTCAAATAATGGTGACGAATCGTTGACCCTAAACGAATACTTCATTATATTTATCAAAAGAGACCATTCAAATGCAAAGTGATATCATCAACCATAAAAGCTCAAACCAAAAGTTAAAAGTTGTTCATGAAAAATTGCCACCAAAAGAACTAATAGCCAAAAAGAAAGAAACAATAACTCTAAAATGAGATAGCCTTCACTACCAACTATGGATGGAAAGCTTTTGCCAAACCATAAGCAGCAGCAGAGGCAACCGCGCCGATAAGAGTAGTTTCCAAAGCACTTCTGACAGGTTTGTTGCCGGTGAAGCATCCTTTGACAAAACCAAAGACAAACAAAGCAATCAAAGTAACAATTACTGAAACCAGAACAGCTTCTGTTGCCTTTGGAATGAACATGTAAGGAATGAGAGGAACAATTCCACCCAATACATAAGCAATGGCAATTGTCATTGCACTATACAATGCTCTTCTTGGATCTGGCTTCTCTAATCCCAGCTCAAATCTGCCATCACATAATATAACCAATTTGTTAATTATTTTGTTCAAACACTCACCAGCGATTATTACTCTTTCTAATTCTTattataacaaaaaaaaattaatctttttatataaattaaaatGCAATTCACATgttataatattttatttttggaaataAGTACAAATCATAAATATTGTTTACCGTATTTTAGTTTTTGTAAACAAAAAGAAAAATCAGCATCAAATTTATCAATACTAGGAAGATTTCAAATTCGTCCCAAATTATATTAAGCTTTGACCAATTCATCTAAATTAAAGAATATAATTAATTTTgtataaaaaatatataaaattattttaCCAATAATATTGAAAATGAAATTTTAAAAAATGAGAGTAATAAATAGAGAATGTATGATAGAATAAACATTAATATTTTCTTGAAATTGTAAAATAGTTATTCGTCATTAATAATATTAGAAATTAAAATTTGAAACATTAATAAAAGAgaataataaatataaatttcATGATAGAATCAACATTAATATTTtcataaaattttaaaataattattcTTCATTGGTGTTGGAAagataattttaaaatataaaaaataaaataataaataaaaagtgCATGAATATATCGAGTTTTCTTATcattttaaataataaaaataataatataaaatgTGCTAGAGAGAATACATTactaatatttttttaaaattgtaAAATAATTACTCTTCATTAGTAAAgttggaaaaaaaattaaaaaattaaaaaatgagAAGAATTGATAAACAAGTGTAGGATAGAATAAAcattaatattttcttaaaattGTAAAATAGTTTTTTATTCAAACAATGAAATAATGGGTGAAATTCATTGGTATCATTCCTTCATCATGTTTTTACCCATCTACATTCCATGGAATCTGTCAAATATTTAAGTAATTTTTAAGAATATTATTATTTGATTAATGATATAAAGAATAAACGTTGAGGATGTCACTTTCTCttataattattttaaatttttaaaacCGTTTTATTTAACACTAAAAGACAAAAAGAGAGTCCAAAAATACTTGTGTAAGTGGGTTGCACATGACCAAAAATCTGACTCAAAAAGTTAAACCTATTAACCATATAAAGTGCCTTTCTCTTTCCAACCCGTGGTGTGGTGCCACCACTCAACCAATTCCAATTCAACTTTTATTCTACTCTTAGCATAAATATTCACGAGTCACGACGCATCGTAAACTCCaaaattttcaaactttttcgaaaaactcttgaagaaaatCACAGCAAAAAAACTGTTTGGAGAATGAAACTTACTTCATCATGAAATCAAGCCATGCTTGAGGATTCTTTCTCAGAGCATTCACAACAGGTTCATATTCATGTTCCTCTATCCCGTATTCAGCTAATATTTCTCCCACCTCTGCAGCTTCTGAATTTTAATCACAAtaaaaaacatattaaaaaattaattaattaaataaataaaattcaaatattCAATAAACCTaaactgaaaaataaaattctGTTTCGGAGTGTAGTGCGAACCAGTTTCCGGTACGGCGATGATTTCATCTTGTTCCCTTTTCAATTCTCTATTATAATGATCCGCTTCACCTTTTGCCGCCAAATAACTGCAAAAACAAACACAAATCCAATAAAAATTTGTTAGAATTCATATTTTCAGATCAAAATTCAAAATTGAGGATTTGGATGATAAGTACCCTCCGAGACCCATGGAGATTGCACCGGCGGCAACTTCGGCGATACCGGCAGTAAGGACAATAGAAGAAGTAGCATTGGCGCCAGAGAGACCGGCAGCGAGGGCAAATGGAACAGTGAGACCGTCGGAAACTCCGATGATGATGTCACGAACGATCTCCCCGGCGGTGAAGTGCTTCTCGGTATGGCGATTGAGAAGGCTCTGTTTCTGAGGTTCATCAAGACTTAGTCTGTGTTCGTCGCCACTAGCAGCCATTTGAAAGTGTGTGTATGAATCGCTACCGCAAAAAAAGGTTTGAAAATGAAATCGAAGCCTAACGTGTAAAAGTAGTGTTGTTGTTATGCGTATAAATATATAGTAGCAGTGGATGGAATTGTTTCTTTCACTTTTCGGGTTAGAAAACAATTAACT from Lathyrus oleraceus cultivar Zhongwan6 chromosome 7, CAAS_Psat_ZW6_1.0, whole genome shotgun sequence encodes the following:
- the LOC127100637 gene encoding vacuolar iron transporter 1 — translated: MAASGDEHRLSLDEPQKQSLLNRHTEKHFTAGEIVRDIIIGVSDGLTVPFALAAGLSGANATSSIVLTAGIAEVAAGAISMGLGGYLAAKGEADHYNRELKREQDEIIAVPETEAAEVGEILAEYGIEEHEYEPVVNALRKNPQAWLDFMMKFELGLEKPDPRRALYSAMTIAIAYVLGGIVPLIPYMFIPKATEAVLVSVIVTLIALFVFGFVKGCFTGNKPVRSALETTLIGAVASAAAYGLAKAFHP